A single Candidatus Cloacimonadota bacterium DNA region contains:
- the recF gene encoding DNA replication and repair protein RecF (All proteins in this family for which functions are known are DNA-binding proteins that assist the filamentation of RecA onto DNA for the initiation of recombination or recombinational repair.), with the protein MKLNTIELHCFRNYRQQRFEFTPGGNLIIGANGSGKTNLLEAIAYTSIGKSIRFHQDQDLVFNSAAQFAINALYYSDLDVPKKVHLSYVNARKVLKINNEVKRQLSALFSEVKIIYCAPDDIGLINGSPRIRRQYFDLAISQIFPDYIAVLRDYLHVVDQRNQLLKSDYSPSEKNSWDARFAQNLCALYPYRKQYLNLLNDEFMGSYKEISENTRNLKINYVPVLREAFALDPDDIVKHLQMLENREKLWQRCLLGAHLDDYSFRIEDFGMRARASQGQKRIAVIILKMIQAHLIESNTGIRPILLFDDVFAELDYVHGEKIKALCNNNYQIFVASPKEDVRQIFGNLPVIRLGSSA; encoded by the coding sequence TTGAAGCTGAATACTATCGAGCTGCACTGTTTTAGAAATTACCGGCAGCAGCGTTTTGAATTTACCCCCGGAGGCAACTTGATTATCGGGGCTAACGGGAGTGGTAAGACCAATCTTTTGGAGGCAATAGCCTACACTTCCATCGGCAAATCCATCCGCTTTCACCAGGATCAGGATCTGGTCTTCAATTCTGCAGCGCAATTTGCTATCAACGCCCTTTACTACTCAGACCTGGATGTGCCCAAAAAAGTGCATTTGAGCTACGTGAATGCTCGCAAAGTCTTGAAAATCAACAATGAAGTAAAGCGGCAATTGAGTGCGCTTTTTTCGGAAGTAAAGATAATCTACTGCGCTCCAGATGACATCGGACTCATCAATGGTTCACCTCGGATACGACGGCAATATTTCGATCTTGCCATATCCCAGATCTTCCCGGATTATATCGCTGTCCTGCGCGACTATCTGCATGTAGTAGATCAGCGTAACCAATTGCTAAAGAGTGACTACAGCCCGTCGGAGAAGAATAGCTGGGATGCCAGATTTGCCCAAAACCTCTGCGCTCTGTATCCCTATCGAAAACAGTATCTGAACCTTTTGAACGATGAGTTTATGGGTTCCTACAAGGAAATCTCGGAGAACACCAGAAACCTGAAGATAAACTATGTTCCGGTCTTGCGCGAGGCCTTTGCCCTGGATCCGGACGACATCGTGAAGCACCTGCAGATGCTAGAGAATCGCGAGAAGCTCTGGCAGCGCTGTTTGTTGGGTGCACACTTGGATGATTACTCTTTCCGAATAGAGGATTTTGGTATGAGAGCCCGTGCTTCTCAGGGGCAGAAACGGATCGCGGTAATCATCCTGAAAATGATTCAGGCGCATCTGATTGAGAGCAATACCGGTATTCGTCCCATATTGCTATTTGATGATGTCTTTGCGGAATTGGACTACGTACATGGCGAGAAGATCAAAGCACTATGCAACAACAACTACCAGATATTTGTCGCCAGCCCTAAAGAAGATGTGCGCCAGATATTTGGCAATCTGCCCGTGATCCGGCTGGGGAGTAGTGCATGA
- a CDS encoding spermidine/putrescine ABC transporter substrate-binding protein, whose product MKRTMILPLLALIIIASLVSACSKKKNTLYIFNWSDYIDTGLIKEFEEANDCKVKYSTFDSNENMLTKVKSSTQSFDIIFPSGDHVSILAELDLLEKLDKSKLSNYGNLDPILLKKAQSFDVDNIYSVPYAWGLTGLMYNKQFVPEEIVASGSWNILGDSFFDGKNKITMLDDAREVIGAALIYSGFSVNDTNPEALEAAHAVLKVWDRNITQFDSDSYKNELQDGTTWLAQAYNGDALQQMQENEDLAFILPKEGAAMWMDNMVMLKSSQNKELAYKFIDFLLDAENAKRNSEYTMYPTPNEAAMQMMGEAFIYNKLINPDDEYLDKCHMIEYLGEEARNIDQIYEDIKMN is encoded by the coding sequence ATGAAAAGAACAATGATACTGCCCCTTTTGGCACTAATCATCATCGCATCACTCGTGAGTGCTTGCAGCAAAAAGAAAAATACTCTATACATCTTCAATTGGAGCGACTACATCGATACAGGGCTCATCAAAGAGTTTGAAGAAGCCAACGACTGCAAGGTCAAATACAGCACATTTGACTCCAATGAAAACATGCTGACCAAGGTGAAAAGCTCCACTCAGTCTTTCGACATCATCTTCCCCAGCGGAGATCACGTAAGCATATTGGCCGAGCTGGACCTCTTGGAGAAACTGGACAAGAGTAAACTCTCAAACTATGGCAATCTAGACCCTATACTCCTGAAGAAAGCCCAGTCCTTTGATGTGGACAATATCTATTCCGTTCCTTACGCTTGGGGACTAACTGGCCTGATGTACAACAAGCAATTTGTTCCGGAAGAGATAGTTGCATCCGGTAGTTGGAATATCCTGGGAGACTCTTTCTTTGATGGTAAAAACAAGATCACGATGCTGGACGATGCCCGTGAAGTGATAGGCGCTGCCCTGATCTATAGCGGATTCTCTGTGAACGACACCAATCCTGAAGCTTTGGAAGCCGCTCACGCTGTCCTGAAGGTCTGGGATCGAAACATCACCCAATTCGATAGTGATTCTTATAAAAACGAGCTGCAAGATGGCACCACCTGGCTGGCTCAAGCTTACAACGGAGACGCTCTGCAGCAGATGCAAGAAAACGAAGACCTCGCCTTTATTCTGCCCAAGGAGGGCGCTGCAATGTGGATGGACAACATGGTCATGCTGAAATCCTCTCAGAACAAGGAATTAGCGTACAAATTCATCGACTTCCTACTGGACGCCGAGAATGCCAAACGTAACAGTGAATACACCATGTATCCCACCCCCAATGAAGCCGCAATGCAAATGATGGGTGAAGCATTCATATACAATAAACTAATCAATCCCGATGATGAGTACTTGGATAAATGCCATATGATCGAATATCTGGGCGAAGAAGCCCGTAATATCGATCAGATCTATGAAGACATCAAAATGAACTGA
- a CDS encoding MFS transporter, with product MKLKINRQIFGWMMYDFANSAFTTIIVTVVYSVYFMNQVVGGEPGYAEMLWGRAIGISMTLVALTAPVLGAVADYSRSKKKFLFINCYLTVIFTALLYFVGPGDINKGMIFFIIANFGFNSANVFYDAFLPEITSQEHMGKVSGFGWALGYLGGLLSLLVSLFLIQYDVRYIFPIISAHFFVFSLFTFFWLREVQRPSKRTNYFKTAIMRVSSSIKNLKDYPQLLKFMLSYFIYNDGITTVIAFASIYGITRFGMDTKDMLIYFIIAQFTSILGSAVFGWLTDKKGVRLSLSISILIWILVVIWAFFCNSAFEYYFVGLVAGLAIGSSQANSRTMLSMLTPRAREAEFFGFYTLTGRLSSIIGPMLYGWIAHKTGEIRYSILSLIFFFIIGFVVLQFVNPQKGIADALHTAKRHS from the coding sequence ATGAAGCTAAAGATAAACAGACAGATCTTTGGCTGGATGATGTATGACTTTGCCAATTCAGCCTTTACTACCATCATCGTAACGGTGGTGTACAGCGTGTACTTCATGAATCAGGTGGTTGGAGGTGAACCAGGATACGCAGAAATGCTTTGGGGCAGAGCCATCGGCATCTCCATGACATTGGTGGCTCTTACGGCGCCAGTATTGGGTGCTGTGGCAGATTATTCACGTTCCAAAAAGAAGTTTCTCTTTATCAACTGCTACCTCACCGTCATCTTTACCGCTCTCCTGTATTTCGTGGGACCCGGCGACATCAATAAAGGCATGATCTTCTTCATCATTGCAAACTTTGGATTCAATTCTGCCAATGTATTCTACGACGCTTTTTTGCCGGAGATTACATCTCAGGAACACATGGGCAAAGTCTCCGGATTCGGATGGGCTTTGGGCTACCTGGGCGGACTTTTGTCGCTGCTGGTATCCCTGTTTCTCATTCAATATGATGTCCGCTATATCTTTCCGATTATTTCCGCCCACTTCTTTGTCTTTAGCCTCTTTACCTTCTTCTGGCTGCGGGAAGTCCAGCGTCCCTCCAAACGCACAAACTACTTCAAGACAGCCATAATGAGAGTGTCCAGCTCCATCAAAAACCTGAAGGACTATCCGCAATTACTGAAGTTTATGCTAAGCTACTTCATCTACAACGACGGCATCACAACAGTAATTGCCTTTGCCTCAATTTATGGCATCACCCGCTTTGGGATGGACACTAAAGATATGTTGATCTATTTCATTATAGCGCAATTTACTTCTATTTTGGGTTCAGCAGTCTTTGGATGGCTTACCGATAAAAAGGGAGTGCGTTTATCGCTGTCCATTTCCATTTTGATCTGGATACTTGTAGTTATCTGGGCTTTCTTCTGCAATTCTGCTTTCGAATACTATTTCGTGGGCTTGGTTGCGGGATTGGCCATAGGGAGTTCCCAGGCAAACAGTAGAACCATGCTGAGTATGCTAACTCCCAGAGCCAGAGAAGCTGAATTCTTTGGCTTTTATACCTTGACAGGCAGACTGTCCTCAATTATTGGACCAATGCTATATGGATGGATCGCACATAAGACTGGTGAGATCCGCTATTCCATATTATCCCTGATATTTTTCTTCATAATCGGTTTTGTAGTGTTGCAGTTCGTAAACCCTCAAAAGGGGATTGCTGATGCCCTACATACTGCCAAACGACATTCCTGA
- the dnaN gene encoding DNA polymerase III subunit beta, whose product MRFAIEKKELLQSVQHLASVAPAKNASPILTNYLIAADAETGMVKITTSDLDITVVVEFAAAVSEGGTIAVSAKHFNEIINYMPEAMINFWRHDELLMIQCAKIDFNLLIADHTLFPVVPEVNLDKAISIDAQLFNRMISKTSFAVSTDVNRAVLTGVCWKILPNEHLMAATDGRKVAEIRVKNVKLLPSAEAETSSEENIFNTPNEDINEKIIPVKTLSFLQKIFDNSAKEIKVLLERSKVIFSYDKYVVFSQVIEHKYPEYQKAFVTDLQNQFVIDRDALHSAIRRVALVAPDDNMRIRFELDSEAFEVNTSNRDTGDAKENLEDYNFQGSKTGVSFNYRYMLGILDAIDSDKVVIKLGSSKDPLMIYNMNNRENEEVTFLLMPLRS is encoded by the coding sequence ATGAGATTTGCCATAGAAAAGAAGGAATTACTGCAAAGCGTACAACATCTGGCTAGCGTAGCTCCAGCAAAAAACGCCTCCCCCATCCTCACAAACTATCTCATCGCTGCCGATGCCGAGACTGGTATGGTGAAGATTACTACATCCGATCTGGACATCACTGTAGTAGTGGAATTTGCCGCAGCGGTTAGTGAAGGTGGCACCATAGCGGTTTCCGCAAAGCACTTCAATGAGATCATCAACTACATGCCCGAAGCTATGATCAACTTCTGGCGTCATGATGAACTGCTGATGATCCAATGTGCTAAGATCGATTTTAACCTGCTGATTGCGGATCACACCCTCTTCCCTGTGGTTCCGGAAGTGAATTTGGACAAGGCCATCAGCATTGATGCCCAGCTCTTTAACCGAATGATTTCCAAAACTTCCTTTGCCGTTTCAACGGACGTGAATCGCGCAGTGCTCACGGGTGTATGTTGGAAGATATTGCCAAACGAGCATTTGATGGCAGCGACAGACGGACGGAAAGTTGCAGAAATCCGCGTGAAAAACGTGAAGCTGCTGCCCTCTGCAGAAGCTGAAACATCCAGCGAAGAGAATATCTTTAACACTCCAAATGAAGATATCAACGAAAAGATCATCCCCGTGAAGACTCTTTCCTTCCTGCAAAAGATATTTGATAACAGCGCAAAAGAGATCAAGGTCTTGCTGGAACGCAGTAAAGTGATCTTCAGTTACGATAAATACGTGGTTTTCTCCCAAGTGATTGAACACAAATATCCAGAATATCAAAAAGCTTTTGTAACTGATCTGCAAAACCAGTTTGTGATAGATCGGGATGCCCTCCATAGCGCTATCCGCAGAGTGGCTCTGGTAGCCCCGGACGACAACATGCGCATCCGCTTTGAGTTGGACAGCGAAGCCTTTGAAGTAAACACCAGCAATCGGGATACTGGAGATGCAAAAGAAAACTTGGAGGACTACAACTTCCAGGGCAGCAAAACCGGGGTATCCTTCAACTACCGCTATATGCTGGGAATTCTGGATGCCATCGACAGCGATAAAGTGGTGATCAAACTGGGAAGTTCTAAAGATCCCTTGATGATCTACAATATGAACAACCGGGAAAACGAAGAGGTTACATTCCTGTTGATGCCTCTGCGTTCATAG
- the guaB gene encoding IMP dehydrogenase, whose amino-acid sequence MKIRKAYTFDDVLLLPKHSAVLPSTVDLNTRITPNILLKIPLLSAAMDTVTEADTAIAIAREGGLGVIHKNLSIESQANQVHIVKRAESGVISNPYTVSPEDDLARVLALKEKHGIGGFPVLEDGKLVGILTNRDIRFENNLKRKVKELMTPRDRLITASESIDWEDAIQLLQKHRIEKLLLTDSLGALKGMITVRDIIKRQNFPQAVQDKHNRLLVAAAIGVSGDYLERAQELAKAGVDLIVMDTAHGHHIHFQEALRRVKQMTNIEVMAGNVATKEACRYLIDNGADAVKVGIGPGSICTTRVVAGIGVPQLSAVMDCAEEAEIAKVGIVADGGIKFSGDVVKALAGGAAAVMIGSLFAGCDESPGESIIYNGRRFKSYRGMGSIGAMKRGSKDRYFQSTNDESKLVAEGIEGMVPYKGPLKDYIYQLIGGLRSGMGYIGAKDLTSLRREAEFVEISPAGLKESHPHDVRITKETPNYHSGD is encoded by the coding sequence ATGAAGATACGCAAAGCCTATACCTTCGACGATGTTTTGCTGTTACCCAAACACTCGGCCGTATTGCCATCCACGGTTGATTTGAATACCAGGATTACTCCAAATATCTTGCTGAAGATTCCCTTGCTTTCAGCAGCGATGGATACCGTTACCGAAGCGGATACCGCCATTGCCATCGCTCGGGAAGGGGGATTGGGTGTAATCCACAAAAACCTCAGCATCGAATCACAAGCCAATCAGGTGCATATTGTGAAGCGGGCGGAGAGCGGAGTAATAAGCAATCCTTACACCGTTTCACCAGAAGATGACTTGGCAAGAGTGCTTGCTTTAAAGGAAAAACACGGAATCGGGGGATTCCCGGTGCTGGAAGACGGTAAATTGGTGGGCATTCTCACCAATCGGGACATCCGCTTTGAGAACAACCTGAAGCGTAAGGTTAAGGAATTGATGACACCCCGGGATCGCCTGATCACTGCTTCCGAATCCATAGATTGGGAGGATGCAATTCAGCTCTTGCAAAAGCATCGCATCGAAAAGCTCCTGCTCACGGATTCTCTGGGGGCATTGAAGGGAATGATAACGGTGCGCGATATCATCAAGCGTCAGAATTTTCCGCAAGCGGTTCAGGATAAGCACAATCGCCTCCTGGTAGCAGCAGCAATCGGAGTATCGGGAGACTATCTGGAACGCGCTCAGGAACTTGCTAAAGCTGGTGTGGACCTAATTGTGATGGATACAGCGCATGGTCACCATATCCACTTTCAAGAAGCGCTGCGCAGAGTAAAGCAAATGACCAACATCGAAGTGATGGCGGGAAATGTGGCCACAAAAGAAGCTTGCCGCTATCTCATCGATAACGGAGCAGATGCAGTAAAAGTGGGCATAGGTCCAGGCTCTATCTGCACCACGCGTGTAGTTGCCGGCATAGGTGTACCGCAGCTGTCTGCAGTGATGGATTGCGCAGAGGAAGCAGAAATTGCGAAAGTAGGCATTGTTGCCGATGGTGGTATCAAGTTCTCCGGTGATGTGGTTAAAGCCTTGGCGGGAGGGGCGGCAGCGGTGATGATTGGTTCCCTCTTTGCGGGTTGCGACGAAAGCCCGGGAGAATCCATCATATACAATGGCAGACGCTTCAAGAGTTATCGCGGTATGGGTTCCATCGGAGCTATGAAGCGGGGTAGTAAAGATCGCTATTTCCAAAGTACAAACGACGAAAGTAAACTGGTTGCCGAAGGAATAGAGGGGATGGTACCCTACAAAGGCCCCTTGAAAGACTATATATATCAGTTGATCGGCGGCTTGCGTAGTGGCATGGGCTACATCGGAGCCAAAGATCTGACAAGCCTCAGAAGAGAAGCCGAGTTTGTGGAGATAAGCCCGGCGGGACTCAAAGAATCTCATCCTCACGATGTGCGCATTACCAAAGAAACTCCAAACTATCATAGTGGAGATTGA